TTTTAGTGATACTTTTTTTAGACGGTCTTCAGCGGCTATAATAATTAAAGCGATTAAAATTCCTATTGTAGTTCCAATATAAGGAGATATTGTAAATAATTTAGATGTCAGCCTGTAACTCAATATACCCGAAACAACAATAAAAATAATTCTTATGAATGATATTCCCATATTAGCTCCTATCCGAATTCTGTTGCTTCTTCAACAGATGATATCCCTTTAAATGTTATGTTCGGAATTTTATTAATATTTTTTAGATTATATTTTGGAAGGACTATTTTTTGAAAGCCCAGTTTTTCCGCCTCGTTAATCCTTTGTTCAGCATAATTTATGCTTCTGACTTCACCGCCAAGGCCGATCTCTCCCATTAAAACCGTTTTTTCATCAAGCGGGATGTTCCTGAATGAAGAAAATATAGCCATTGCAATTCCAAGGTCAGCCGAGGGTTCAGATACATCCAGACCGCCTGTCACATTGACAAATATATCCTGGGAAGAAAGGCAAAGCCCGAGCCGTTTTTCAAGGACCGCGATAATTAAAATAAGCCTTGAATAATCGATTCCTGTTGATTTTCTCTGGGGTATGTTGAAACTTGAGGGGCTTACAAGCGCCTGTATTTCCACGAGAATTGGGCGGGTGCCTTCCATCATTACCGTAATTACAGAACCCGGTGTTTTTTTAGGCCGTTCCGTGATAAATACGGATGATGGATTCGATACTTCTGTTAATCCTTTAGCTTCCATGCTAAAAATAGCCACTTCTGAAGTCTTCCCAAAACGGTTTTTTATGGTCCGGAGTATCCTGTAATTATGATGCAAATCACCTTCAAAGTATAACACAGTATCGACCAGGTGTTCCAGTGTTTTTGGGCCAGCGAGAGCCCCGTCCTTTGTTACATGGCCGATTATGAAAGTGGCAATTGATTCGTTTTTAGCCAGTGACATCAAATGACTGGCACATTCCCGTATCTGGGTAATTGTTCCAGGCGACGCGGGTATGGAATTTTTATATATTGACTGGATTGAATCAATGATCACCAATTTTGGTTTATTTTTTTGAATCTGGTCTGAAATGACCTCCAGGATATTTTCAGAAAGAAGATATATAAATTCTGAAGTGACCGATAAACGTTCAGCGCGGTATTTTATTTGTTTCAGCGATTCTTCTCCCGATATGTATAGTATTTTGCCGTATTTTTTACCAAGTTCATCAGCAGTCTGCAGAAGAAGCGTTGATTTCCCGATACCGGGCTCGCCGCCGATAAGGATTAAAGAACCAGGGATAATCCCGCCGCCTAAAACAAGGTCGAATTCCCTGAGCCCCGTATTCATCCTTTCTTCGGGTTCAATCTTTATGTTGTGAAGCAGTTGAGGAGAATTTGAACCGGATATTGCCTGTATCCCGTGAGACAGACTATCATCTTCAATTTCTTCCGTGAAACTGTTCCACTGGTTGCAGTCGGGGCATTTACCCAGCCATTTTGGAGTGGTGAATCCGCATTGCTGGCATACGTAGTTAATTTTTATTTTGGGCATGAATTTCTTCTTCCCAGTATAAGAATCTCCCGCATTTATCACAATTGACAAGCTTATTGTTGGATTTTGCTTCGTTGATAAGCTGGGGAGGCAGGCTCATGTAACACCCGAGACAAATTTCTTTGCTGAAATCAATTTTTGTTACAGCAATTCCATCCTTGGAACGGAGTATTTGTTCATACATATGTAATGTGTCTCTGGGTATGTCTTTTACGAG
This genomic window from bacterium contains:
- the radA gene encoding DNA repair protein RadA, with translation MPKIKINYVCQQCGFTTPKWLGKCPDCNQWNSFTEEIEDDSLSHGIQAISGSNSPQLLHNIKIEPEERMNTGLREFDLVLGGGIIPGSLILIGGEPGIGKSTLLLQTADELGKKYGKILYISGEESLKQIKYRAERLSVTSEFIYLLSENILEVISDQIQKNKPKLVIIDSIQSIYKNSIPASPGTITQIRECASHLMSLAKNESIATFIIGHVTKDGALAGPKTLEHLVDTVLYFEGDLHHNYRILRTIKNRFGKTSEVAIFSMEAKGLTEVSNPSSVFITERPKKTPGSVITVMMEGTRPILVEIQALVSPSSFNIPQRKSTGIDYSRLILIIAVLEKRLGLCLSSQDIFVNVTGGLDVSEPSADLGIAMAIFSSFRNIPLDEKTVLMGEIGLGGEVRSINYAEQRINEAEKLGFQKIVLPKYNLKNINKIPNITFKGISSVEEATEFG